One Streptomyces mobaraensis NBRC 13819 = DSM 40847 DNA segment encodes these proteins:
- a CDS encoding alpha/beta hydrolase family protein, which yields MSWAHGTTGVADSCAPSQRANLGSDAYTEEVRALLRAGYAVTASDYPGLGTPGMHTYLVGADEGNAVVDIVTAAHQLLPGLGNLWFAVGHSQGGQAALFAAQAPRRTGATRLAGTVAIAPASHLEAMLPGVKASHVPSELSFAFYALAGLSATDTSRTLRSLLGAPAADVALRLLAQCQADGYQALGRLDTEQALPLSTGQLSRIGEQMGAYGDPDRAAISTPVLVIQGQDDHDVPPAWTAAVVQNLRRLGSPATIARTYPGAGHDQVLGQSICDLLAFLNTHAGRTPAPCTPFRTDAG from the coding sequence GTGTCCTGGGCGCACGGCACCACGGGCGTCGCCGACTCCTGTGCACCCTCGCAGAGGGCGAACCTGGGGTCCGACGCCTATACCGAGGAAGTGCGCGCGCTGCTGCGGGCCGGCTACGCGGTGACCGCTTCGGACTATCCGGGGCTGGGCACCCCCGGCATGCACACCTACCTGGTGGGCGCGGACGAAGGCAACGCGGTCGTGGACATCGTCACCGCCGCCCACCAGCTCCTGCCCGGCCTGGGAAACCTCTGGTTCGCGGTCGGGCACTCCCAGGGCGGGCAGGCCGCGCTGTTCGCCGCCCAGGCTCCCCGCCGAACGGGTGCTACCCGCCTGGCCGGTACGGTCGCCATCGCCCCGGCCAGCCACCTGGAAGCGATGCTGCCCGGCGTCAAGGCCTCGCACGTGCCCAGCGAGCTGTCCTTCGCCTTCTACGCACTGGCCGGTCTGAGTGCCACTGACACCTCCCGCACACTGCGGTCGCTGCTCGGGGCCCCGGCGGCGGACGTCGCCCTCCGACTCCTTGCCCAGTGCCAGGCGGACGGCTATCAGGCGCTCGGTCGCCTCGACACCGAGCAGGCCCTGCCGCTGAGCACCGGCCAACTTTCCAGGATCGGAGAACAGATGGGCGCCTACGGGGACCCCGACCGAGCCGCCATCTCCACCCCGGTCCTGGTCATCCAAGGCCAGGACGACCACGACGTGCCGCCCGCGTGGACCGCTGCCGTGGTCCAGAACCTGCGCCGCCTCGGCTCGCCCGCGACCATCGCCCGCACGTATCCCGGCGCGGGTCACGACCAAGTCCTCGGCCAGTCCATCTGCGACCTCCTCGCCTTCCTCAACACACACGCAGGACGCACGCCCGCCCCCTGCACCCCCTTCCGCACCGATGCCGGCTGA
- a CDS encoding ricin-type beta-trefoil lectin domain protein, with protein sequence MSKSPGRKSAISAPTAFSAAVLCLFLVTVPALLGVPSLQPPRQTGHSGDAARRDAYRNPSGSCLREMIGVAHEDDDLLFLNPQIQELITAGCHLDVVYLTAGDAGKSYSRSPYPKSREYGMIAAYAAMAGSGQHTVAESITVNNHNITSFSFRERPEIRLSFFRLPDGLPTGKGSSAYRHESLLRLFRGEISSISTVDSPARYTERSLIATITGLARRWKTERIRTLDFDNAFFGHTHTRGADHSDHGVTARYFRMAGFPLHLRGGIIAYRGYPMALLPDNLAPAQARAKQRIFETYLHAVYCDPLSCNASSLITPAYQNWMHRQYPRPQQHARPGAILSRTGGAEFCLEAANKVPGTAEGAVRTARCNGSSKQSWRHLPTGQWQSRTAHGSCLTAAPSPRVSPCSSKAPDQRWRMDPSGQLVSGDECLIQDDTARRVPRLHLGLCLPVGPENTWLWRP encoded by the coding sequence GTGAGCAAAAGCCCCGGAAGGAAAAGCGCAATCTCCGCTCCGACAGCATTTTCCGCTGCCGTCCTGTGCCTCTTTCTCGTCACAGTGCCGGCTCTTCTCGGCGTGCCGTCCCTCCAGCCGCCCCGACAAACCGGTCACTCCGGAGACGCCGCCCGACGCGATGCGTACAGAAATCCATCGGGCTCCTGCCTGCGGGAAATGATTGGCGTGGCCCACGAGGACGATGACCTCCTCTTCCTCAACCCCCAGATCCAGGAGCTCATCACCGCCGGATGCCACCTGGACGTGGTCTACCTGACCGCAGGGGACGCCGGGAAATCTTACAGCCGCAGTCCCTACCCGAAGAGCCGCGAATACGGCATGATCGCCGCCTATGCGGCCATGGCGGGTTCCGGGCAGCACACCGTCGCCGAGTCCATCACAGTCAACAACCACAACATCACCTCCTTCTCCTTCCGTGAACGACCCGAAATTCGGCTTTCCTTCTTCCGGCTGCCCGACGGGCTTCCAACAGGGAAAGGAAGCTCTGCCTACCGGCACGAGAGTCTCCTGAGGCTTTTCCGTGGCGAAATCTCCAGCATCAGCACTGTCGACTCCCCGGCGCGATACACGGAGCGATCTCTCATCGCAACAATCACCGGTCTGGCCAGACGATGGAAGACCGAGCGCATTCGTACTCTGGACTTCGACAATGCTTTCTTCGGGCACACGCACACACGAGGCGCGGACCACAGCGACCACGGAGTGACAGCGCGGTACTTCCGGATGGCGGGCTTCCCTCTGCACCTGCGAGGCGGCATCATCGCCTACCGCGGATATCCTATGGCGCTCCTGCCGGACAACCTCGCACCGGCACAGGCCCGGGCCAAGCAGCGGATCTTCGAGACGTACCTGCACGCGGTGTACTGTGATCCGCTAAGCTGCAACGCGTCTTCCTTGATTACCCCCGCATACCAGAACTGGATGCATCGGCAGTACCCCCGCCCCCAGCAGCATGCCCGCCCCGGCGCGATCCTCTCCCGGACGGGCGGCGCGGAGTTCTGCCTCGAGGCTGCGAACAAGGTGCCGGGGACAGCAGAAGGTGCCGTGCGGACCGCCCGCTGCAACGGCAGTTCCAAACAGTCCTGGCGTCATCTCCCCACAGGCCAGTGGCAGTCCAGAACGGCTCACGGAAGCTGCCTGACCGCCGCGCCGTCCCCGCGTGTCTCGCCATGCAGCAGCAAGGCCCCTGACCAGCGGTGGCGGATGGATCCCAGTGGGCAGCTGGTCTCGGGCGACGAATGTCTGATCCAGGACGACACAGCACGGCGCGTCCCCCGCCTCCACCTCGGATTGTGCCTGCCTGTGGGACCGGAGAACACCTGGCTCTGGCGGCCGTGA
- a CDS encoding polysaccharide deacetylase family protein, whose product MAVLAVGGCAGHDGAAPSASTPAEPSPSDASVAAPSVAAWHRWGLTPMRVAPKPPADKPIALSATGEVPVFAQVSTSQRVVFITIDDGMEKDPAFVGMMRDLKTPITMFLMNDAIKSDYAYFKPLQALGNHIQNHTLHHPAMTHLSLARQENEVCGDQKALTEHYGTAPLLFRPPYGVYDKNTEIAVRECGPRAIVWWRETVRITSLQYQRPDKKLHAGDIILVHFRGPEQLQGATMTQMFANVLRQIEKQGFAVARLEDYIRAPSR is encoded by the coding sequence ATGGCAGTCCTGGCAGTCGGTGGTTGTGCAGGACACGACGGGGCCGCCCCGTCGGCCAGCACCCCCGCGGAGCCCTCCCCCAGCGATGCCTCCGTCGCCGCGCCGAGCGTCGCTGCCTGGCACAGGTGGGGGCTCACCCCGATGCGCGTGGCGCCGAAACCTCCGGCGGACAAGCCCATCGCGCTCTCCGCCACTGGTGAGGTCCCGGTGTTCGCACAGGTATCGACGTCGCAGCGGGTCGTTTTCATCACCATCGACGACGGAATGGAAAAGGACCCCGCGTTCGTCGGCATGATGCGTGACTTGAAGACCCCCATCACGATGTTCTTGATGAACGACGCCATCAAGTCGGACTACGCGTACTTCAAACCGCTGCAGGCGTTGGGCAACCACATTCAGAACCACACCCTGCATCACCCCGCGATGACTCACCTCTCGCTGGCCCGCCAGGAGAACGAAGTGTGCGGAGACCAGAAGGCCCTCACCGAGCACTACGGCACCGCGCCTCTGCTGTTCCGCCCGCCCTACGGGGTGTACGACAAGAACACCGAGATTGCGGTGCGCGAGTGCGGGCCCCGGGCGATCGTCTGGTGGCGAGAGACCGTTCGGATCACCAGCCTCCAGTACCAACGGCCGGACAAGAAGTTGCACGCGGGCGACATCATTCTCGTCCATTTCCGCGGGCCCGAGCAGCTCCAAGGCGCCACCATGACACAAATGTTCGCCAATGTGCTCAGGCAGATCGAGAAACAGGGATTCGCCGTGGCACGCCTGGAGGACTACATCCGTGCACCGAGCAGGTGA
- a CDS encoding DUF4158 domain-containing protein, giving the protein MVRGYRFDHCRDYCHTCCLASRAVNVEYLSGDQIARYGRFAGEPSAQELEEFFRLDTVALEQAASKRRPRNRLGWAVQWGTVRMMGTFLSAPAEVPPGVAEFVAEQLGVDDPSCLKLYPERLPTQHEHAREIRKLLKIRDFDDGDLALREYIAGRVWVSNEGPRALFDRAVTWLLRNRVLMPGLTLLARLVGEVRTGEQALIYAVVDAPVDPGFRRGLLELLDVPEGAARSVLEGWRKGPRDVSGRGQKAALERARDIRGVESGELDLWRVPPVKLAELARYGMSTHAPTLRRLAEPRRTATVLATMRHLEDLGR; this is encoded by the coding sequence ATGGTTCGGGGGTATCGGTTCGATCACTGCCGGGACTACTGTCATACCTGTTGCCTAGCGTCACGAGCTGTGAATGTTGAGTATCTTTCAGGGGATCAGATAGCTCGCTACGGGCGCTTCGCCGGGGAACCGTCGGCGCAGGAGTTAGAGGAGTTCTTCCGGCTGGACACGGTGGCGCTGGAGCAGGCGGCGTCCAAGCGTCGGCCTCGCAACCGGCTAGGCTGGGCGGTTCAGTGGGGCACAGTGCGGATGATGGGAACCTTCTTGTCGGCGCCGGCCGAAGTGCCGCCTGGCGTGGCCGAGTTCGTCGCGGAGCAGTTGGGTGTCGATGATCCGTCGTGTCTGAAGCTGTATCCGGAGCGGCTGCCGACCCAGCATGAGCACGCCCGGGAGATCCGGAAGCTGCTGAAGATCCGGGATTTCGACGACGGCGACCTGGCGCTGCGGGAGTACATCGCGGGGCGGGTGTGGGTGTCGAACGAAGGGCCGCGTGCGCTGTTCGACCGGGCGGTGACGTGGCTGCTGCGTAACCGGGTGCTGATGCCGGGGCTCACTCTGCTGGCCCGGCTGGTGGGTGAGGTCCGTACCGGCGAGCAGGCGCTGATCTACGCGGTGGTGGACGCGCCGGTGGATCCGGGGTTCCGGCGGGGGCTGCTGGAGCTCCTCGACGTCCCGGAAGGGGCGGCACGGTCGGTGCTGGAGGGGTGGCGCAAGGGCCCGCGGGATGTGTCGGGGCGGGGGCAGAAGGCCGCGTTGGAGCGGGCGCGGGACATCCGCGGGGTGGAATCGGGCGAGTTGGACTTGTGGCGGGTGCCGCCGGTGAAGCTGGCGGAGCTGGCCCGGTACGGGATGAGCACGCACGCGCCGACGCTGCGCAGGCTGGCGGAGCCGCGGCGTACGGCGACGGTACTGGCCACGATGCGGCATCTGGAGGACCTCGGTCGATGA
- a CDS encoding response regulator transcription factor: MRTPAMPDHDRPRVLVVEDDDTIGCHLETGLRSNGYTAHWTTTGEGALAETARTPYDALLLDLGLPDADGIDIARTLRARLPGLLIIILTARTDDIDIIAGLDAGADDYLVKPFSLTVLLARLRAHLRRRTHATSAMPLRLGDLVVDTAARRCTLHGADLPLRPKEFELLALLGRHAGQAVSRETLMAQVWDENWFGSTKTLDVTMASLRRRLTEATQTASRPARLPRITTLRGHGYRLES; encoded by the coding sequence ATGCGCACCCCCGCCATGCCAGACCACGACCGCCCCCGCGTCCTCGTCGTCGAGGACGACGACACCATCGGCTGCCACCTGGAAACCGGCCTGCGCAGCAACGGCTACACCGCCCACTGGACGACCACCGGCGAGGGCGCCCTGGCCGAAACCGCCCGCACCCCGTACGACGCCCTCCTCCTGGACCTCGGCCTGCCCGACGCGGACGGCATCGACATCGCCCGCACCCTGCGGGCCCGCCTCCCCGGCCTGTTGATCATCATCCTCACCGCACGCACCGACGACATCGACATCATCGCCGGACTGGACGCCGGAGCCGATGACTACCTCGTCAAACCCTTCAGCCTGACCGTCCTGCTCGCCCGCCTCCGCGCCCACCTGCGCCGCCGCACCCACGCCACCTCTGCGATGCCGCTCCGGCTCGGCGACCTCGTCGTCGACACCGCAGCCCGCCGCTGCACCCTGCACGGCGCCGACCTCCCCCTGCGCCCGAAGGAGTTCGAACTGCTCGCCCTCCTCGGGCGCCACGCAGGACAAGCCGTCTCACGTGAGACCCTCATGGCCCAGGTCTGGGACGAGAACTGGTTCGGCTCCACCAAAACCCTCGACGTCACCATGGCCAGCCTGCGCCGCCGCCTCACCGAAGCCACCCAAACGGCCTCCCGTCCGGCCCGCCTGCCCCGTATCACCACGCTCAGAGGACACGGCTACCGCCTGGAGAGCTGA
- a CDS encoding YncE family protein, with the protein MHPTTIARLLITGAVLVALASCSSAISHKDEALASKAPLAPAQQQKIRGLRGMPPVLDPNDLYAADRPNQLSPAVRDFPSRVYVPNTNSDTVSVIDPKTYQVIETIPVGRQPQHVVPSWDLKTLWVNNDLGNSLTPIDPRTGEAGKPVAVHDPYNLYFTPDGKYAVVMASNDRQLVFRDAHTMKTVKAVPVSCHGVNHADFSMDGRYFIVSCEFSGELLKVDTEKMAVTGRQKLPFHGAMPQDVKISPDGKKFYIADMMADGLWVLDGDTFAKPSLLPTGKGAHGLYVSRDSREMYISNRGEGTISVFDFKEGRLTKKWRLPNGGSPDMGGVSADGKVLWLSGRYNSDVYAIDTASGQLLARIRVGSGPHGLAVYPQPGRYSLGHTGIFR; encoded by the coding sequence ATGCATCCCACGACCATCGCCCGCCTGCTGATCACCGGCGCCGTCCTCGTCGCGCTCGCCAGCTGCAGCAGCGCAATCTCCCACAAGGACGAGGCCCTCGCTTCCAAGGCCCCCCTCGCCCCCGCCCAGCAGCAGAAGATCCGGGGCCTGAGGGGCATGCCGCCCGTGCTCGACCCGAACGACCTCTACGCTGCCGACCGCCCGAACCAGCTCTCACCGGCGGTCAGGGACTTCCCGTCCCGCGTGTACGTCCCCAACACCAACTCCGATACCGTGTCGGTCATCGACCCGAAGACGTACCAGGTCATCGAGACGATCCCGGTCGGCAGGCAGCCGCAGCACGTCGTGCCGTCCTGGGACCTGAAGACGCTGTGGGTCAACAACGACCTGGGCAACTCACTCACCCCCATCGACCCGAGGACCGGCGAGGCGGGAAAGCCGGTCGCCGTGCATGACCCGTACAACCTGTACTTCACCCCGGACGGCAAGTACGCGGTCGTGATGGCATCCAACGACCGGCAGCTGGTCTTCCGCGACGCCCACACCATGAAGACGGTCAAGGCTGTCCCGGTCAGCTGCCACGGCGTCAACCATGCCGACTTCTCCATGGACGGCCGCTACTTCATCGTCTCCTGCGAGTTCAGCGGCGAGCTGCTCAAGGTCGACACCGAGAAGATGGCGGTGACCGGCCGGCAGAAGCTCCCCTTTCACGGTGCCATGCCGCAGGACGTGAAGATCTCTCCGGACGGCAAGAAGTTCTACATTGCCGACATGATGGCCGACGGCCTGTGGGTCCTGGACGGCGACACCTTCGCCAAGCCGTCCCTCCTGCCCACCGGAAAGGGCGCGCACGGCCTCTACGTCAGCCGTGACTCCCGCGAGATGTACATCTCCAACCGGGGCGAGGGCACCATCTCTGTCTTCGACTTCAAGGAGGGCCGGCTGACCAAGAAGTGGCGCCTGCCGAACGGCGGCAGTCCCGACATGGGCGGCGTCTCAGCGGACGGCAAGGTCCTGTGGCTGTCCGGCCGCTACAACTCCGACGTGTACGCCATCGACACCGCCAGCGGTCAACTGCTCGCCCGCATCAGGGTGGGCAGCGGCCCGCACGGCCTGGCGGTCTATCCGCAGCCGGGCCGCTACTCGCTGGGCCACACGGGCATCTTCCGCTGA
- a CDS encoding Tn3 family transposase, whose amino-acid sequence MATKLLARAEREEDKAKLKGLPRLRKAAAKVRDAVSVFLDVPIESDGGEGGGEPVPLSVAQAWERIEQLVSREELAKAIVELGELLPEGTGEDADTAWRKQLLERYATVRPFTSLLAEVIPWGATQAGTPLVQALRELPKVQARRKPGPEHIDVSLLDGTWRRLVLGNPLLAVKGYIDKHAWTFCVLEGLHTALKRRDVFARGADNWGDPRARLLSGPDWQVNKPRVLTALELSGSAEEHLGELEVLLDEMYAHVAEGLPRNAAVDVVDGKIRLDRLEAEPEPAGFKPVHDAVQAMMPRIDYPELLLEVHARTGMFDPFEHIGGKVARPQDLDLTLTALLVSKSTNIGMEPVIKPGEKALTRSRLAAVEWGYWNLPGMSAASALLVARQGDIDLASDWGGGHVASADGMRFTVPLRSIHTRPNRKYFSTGRGATWLNVVSDRVMGLGGIVMPGTLRDSLGILDAMFNLDGPVRPEIVITDTGSYSDLVFGIFAICGYQFSPRIADISDARLWRLDMSRDYGPLQPVSRQRVQVERIRQNWEDMLRVAGSLTTGKVRAYDLLRMMTSGDRMTGLGDAFAHYGRIFKTLHLLQFIDSEAYRRMIGVQLNIGEGRHALARSIFFGRLGELRHAYREGMEDQLGALGMALNAVLWWNTLYMDAAVKELEAGGLAISPEIRSRLSPLVHEHINFHGRYPIVRSHGDGSLRPLRDPAASEE is encoded by the coding sequence ATGGCCACGAAGCTGCTGGCCCGTGCGGAGCGCGAGGAGGACAAGGCGAAGCTGAAGGGGCTGCCACGCCTGCGGAAGGCCGCGGCGAAGGTGAGGGACGCGGTCTCCGTGTTCCTCGATGTCCCCATCGAGAGTGACGGCGGCGAGGGCGGCGGGGAGCCGGTGCCGCTGAGTGTGGCCCAGGCGTGGGAGCGGATCGAGCAGCTCGTCAGCCGCGAGGAGCTGGCCAAGGCGATCGTGGAGCTCGGCGAGTTGCTGCCCGAGGGCACGGGGGAGGACGCGGATACCGCGTGGCGCAAGCAGTTGCTGGAGCGGTACGCGACGGTGCGGCCGTTCACCTCGCTGCTGGCCGAGGTGATCCCGTGGGGTGCGACGCAGGCCGGTACGCCGCTGGTTCAGGCATTGCGGGAGCTGCCGAAGGTGCAGGCGAGGCGCAAGCCCGGCCCCGAGCACATCGACGTGTCGCTGCTGGACGGCACGTGGCGGCGCTTGGTGCTGGGCAACCCGCTGCTGGCGGTGAAGGGGTACATCGACAAGCACGCGTGGACGTTCTGCGTGCTGGAGGGGCTGCACACGGCGCTGAAGCGCCGGGATGTGTTCGCCAGGGGTGCGGACAACTGGGGTGACCCGCGCGCGCGGCTACTGTCCGGGCCCGACTGGCAGGTCAACAAGCCGAGGGTGCTGACAGCGCTGGAGCTCTCGGGCAGCGCGGAGGAGCACCTGGGCGAGCTGGAGGTGCTGCTGGACGAGATGTACGCGCATGTCGCCGAGGGTCTGCCCCGCAACGCGGCGGTGGACGTCGTGGACGGGAAGATCCGGCTGGACCGTCTGGAGGCGGAGCCCGAGCCCGCAGGGTTCAAGCCGGTGCACGACGCGGTGCAGGCGATGATGCCGAGGATCGACTACCCGGAGCTGCTGCTGGAAGTCCACGCCCGTACCGGCATGTTCGACCCCTTCGAGCACATCGGCGGGAAGGTCGCCCGGCCACAGGATCTTGACCTCACGCTCACCGCGCTCCTGGTCAGCAAGTCCACGAACATCGGGATGGAACCGGTCATCAAGCCCGGCGAGAAGGCGCTGACCCGCTCGCGCCTGGCCGCCGTTGAGTGGGGCTACTGGAACCTGCCCGGGATGAGTGCCGCCTCCGCTCTGCTGGTCGCCCGCCAGGGTGACATCGACCTCGCCTCCGACTGGGGTGGCGGGCACGTCGCCTCCGCCGACGGGATGCGCTTCACCGTCCCCCTCAGATCCATACATACCAGGCCGAACCGGAAGTACTTTTCGACGGGACGCGGGGCGACCTGGCTCAACGTCGTCTCGGACCGGGTGATGGGCCTGGGCGGCATCGTGATGCCCGGCACGCTGCGGGATTCGCTCGGCATCCTGGACGCGATGTTCAATCTCGACGGCCCGGTCCGCCCGGAGATCGTCATCACCGATACCGGTTCGTACAGCGACCTGGTCTTCGGGATCTTCGCGATCTGCGGATACCAGTTCTCCCCCAGGATCGCCGACATCTCCGACGCCCGGCTGTGGCGGCTGGACATGTCCAGGGACTACGGGCCGCTCCAGCCGGTCTCCCGCCAGCGCGTACAGGTCGAGCGGATCCGGCAGAACTGGGAGGACATGCTCCGCGTCGCCGGGTCGCTCACGACCGGCAAGGTGCGGGCGTACGACCTGCTGCGGATGATGACCAGCGGCGACCGCATGACAGGTCTGGGCGACGCGTTCGCGCACTACGGCCGGATCTTCAAGACCCTCCACCTGCTCCAGTTCATCGACTCCGAGGCGTACCGGCGCATGATCGGCGTCCAGCTGAACATCGGCGAGGGCCGCCATGCGCTGGCCCGGAGCATCTTCTTCGGGCGGCTCGGCGAACTCCGGCACGCCTACCGGGAGGGGATGGAGGATCAGTTGGGGGCGCTGGGCATGGCGCTGAACGCGGTCCTCTGGTGGAACACCCTCTACATGGACGCCGCCGTCAAGGAGCTGGAGGCCGGCGGGCTGGCTATCTCACCGGAGATCCGCTCCCGGCTCTCTCCGCTGGTCCATGAACACATTAATTTCCATGGCCGCTACCCGATCGTCCGCTCCCACGGTGACGGCTCCCTGCGCCCGCTGCGCGACCCGGCCGCCTCCGAGGAATAG
- a CDS encoding FtsX-like permease family protein, translated as MEEAALAGRLAFGATSFGAGAGTWALWYALAFVLGAAVAAGAVLVPALRDLRTLTVSDTRKEAGARSTRNPWWMRYGLDFLLLIGSWLVFRASSGNQYALVLAPEGVPSISVSYWAFLGPALLWIGAALLLWRLTLLALTHGRPVLARLARPLTATLAGTTAAVLSRRRRPLARSVVLLALAVSFAVSTAVFNSTYKQQAEVDARLTNGADVTVTQPPGAPIPPSAASTLKVAGVRHVEPLQHRFAYVGSDLQDLYGVRPDTIAQATSLQDAYFSGGTEAQLMQQLAQRPDNLLVSAETVKDFQLSPGDTVNLRIQDARTKALRTVPFHYAGIVKEFPTAPKDSFFVANASYIAKTTGSESVGAFLLNTGGTHQKQIAAQLRHQLGTSATVTDLTQTRGTVGTSLTSVDLAGLTRIELAFAVLLAAGAGGLVLALGLAERRRTFAIATVLGAKNHQLRGMVLTEALLLITGGLAGGALIGWALSEMLVKVLTGVFDPPPASLAVPGSYLALTALAALLAVLAAALNGIRRAKRPAVEELRDL; from the coding sequence GTGGAGGAAGCCGCGCTGGCCGGTCGCCTCGCCTTCGGCGCCACATCGTTCGGAGCGGGCGCAGGCACCTGGGCCCTCTGGTACGCCCTGGCCTTCGTTCTCGGTGCTGCCGTCGCCGCCGGCGCCGTCCTCGTGCCCGCCCTGCGTGATCTGCGCACGCTCACCGTGTCCGACACCCGCAAGGAGGCGGGCGCCCGCAGCACCCGCAACCCGTGGTGGATGCGGTACGGCCTGGACTTCCTGCTACTGATCGGCTCCTGGCTCGTCTTCCGAGCCTCGTCCGGGAACCAGTACGCCCTCGTCCTGGCCCCCGAAGGCGTCCCCAGCATCTCGGTGTCGTACTGGGCCTTCCTCGGCCCCGCCCTGCTGTGGATCGGCGCCGCCCTGCTGCTGTGGCGGCTCACCCTCCTCGCCCTCACCCACGGCCGCCCGGTCCTGGCGCGGCTGGCCCGCCCTCTGACCGCGACGCTCGCCGGGACCACGGCCGCTGTTCTCTCCCGGCGCCGGCGCCCGCTCGCGCGCTCGGTGGTCCTCCTCGCCCTGGCCGTGTCCTTCGCCGTGTCGACCGCCGTCTTCAACTCCACCTACAAGCAGCAGGCCGAGGTCGACGCCCGGCTGACCAATGGGGCCGACGTCACCGTCACCCAACCCCCTGGCGCGCCCATCCCGCCCAGCGCCGCAAGCACACTGAAGGTCGCCGGTGTGCGGCACGTCGAGCCGCTCCAGCACCGCTTCGCCTACGTCGGCTCCGACCTGCAGGACCTCTACGGCGTCCGCCCCGACACCATCGCGCAGGCCACCTCCCTGCAGGACGCCTACTTCTCCGGAGGCACCGAAGCCCAGCTGATGCAGCAGCTCGCCCAGCGGCCCGACAACCTGCTGGTCAGCGCCGAGACCGTCAAGGACTTCCAGCTCTCCCCGGGCGACACGGTCAACCTGCGCATCCAGGACGCCCGCACCAAGGCTCTGCGCACCGTCCCGTTCCACTACGCGGGCATCGTCAAGGAGTTCCCCACCGCCCCCAAGGACAGCTTCTTCGTCGCCAACGCCTCCTACATCGCCAAGACCACCGGCAGCGAGAGCGTCGGAGCGTTCCTGCTCAACACCGGCGGCACCCACCAGAAGCAGATCGCCGCACAGCTGCGCCACCAGCTCGGCACCAGCGCCACCGTCACCGACCTCACCCAGACCCGCGGCACCGTCGGCACCAGCCTCACCTCGGTGGACCTGGCCGGCCTGACCCGCATCGAACTCGCCTTCGCCGTCCTGCTGGCCGCCGGAGCCGGAGGACTGGTCCTCGCCCTCGGACTGGCCGAACGCCGCCGTACCTTCGCCATCGCCACCGTCCTCGGCGCGAAGAACCACCAGCTGCGCGGCATGGTCCTCACCGAAGCCCTCCTGCTGATCACCGGCGGGCTGGCCGGGGGCGCGCTCATCGGCTGGGCCCTGTCCGAAATGCTGGTCAAGGTACTGACCGGCGTCTTCGACCCGCCACCCGCGAGCCTTGCCGTCCCCGGCTCCTACCTGGCGCTCACCGCGCTCGCCGCGCTGCTGGCCGTACTGGCCGCGGCCCTGAACGGCATCCGGCGGGCCAAGCGCCCCGCGGTGGAGGAGCTGCGAGACCTGTGA